A segment of the Sphingomonas kaistensis genome:
GGAGCGGATCGTCGATTCGACCGGCGCGCTGGAGCTGGGCGAAGTGCCGAGCCACCTCGTCGTCATCGGTGGCGGCGTGATCGGGCTGGAGCTTGGCAGCGTCTGGCGTCGCCTCGGCGCGCAGGTCACCGTGGTCGAATATCTCGATCAGATCCTGCCCGGCATGGATGAAGAGATCCGCAAGGAATCGAACAAGATCTTCAAGAAGCAGGGCTTCGCCTACAAGCTCGGCACCAAGGTTACCGGTGTCCAGCGTAACGGCGACGCGGTCACCGTCACGGTCGAGCCCGCCAAGGGCGGCGCGGCGGAGACGATCGAGGCCAGCCATGTGCTCGTGTCGATCGGTCGCCGTCCGAACACCGGCGGCTTGGGCCTCGAGGCCGCCGGGCTGCAGCTCAACGCCAAGGGCCAGATCGAAACCGACCACAGCTTCCGCACCTCGGTGCCGGGCGTGTGGGCGATCGGCGACGTCATCCCCGGCCCGATGCTCGCCCACAAGGCCGAGGACGAGGGCATTGCGGTGGCCGAGAACATCGCTGGCCTGACCGGCATCGTGAACCACAACATCATCCCGTCGGTGGTCTACACCACCCCCGAAATCGCCGGTGTCGGCCTGACCGAAGAACAGGCCAGGGCGGGGGGCGAGATCAAGGTCGGCAAGTTCCCGATGATGGCCAACAGCCGCGCCAAGACCAACGGCGAGCCCGACGGGCTGGTCAAGGTCATCGCCGATGCCAAGACCGACCGCGTGCTGGGCGTGTGGATGATCAACAATCTGGCGGGCACCATGATTGCGCAGGCCGCGCAGGCGATGGAGTTCGGCGCCACGTCCGAAGATATCGCCTACACCTGCCACGCCCACCCGACCCA
Coding sequences within it:
- the lpdA gene encoding dihydrolipoyl dehydrogenase, with the translated sequence MADYDYDVLVIGAGPGGYVAAIRAAQLGLRTACAESRETLGGTCLNVGCIPSKALLHASELFEEAAHGHMAKWGITGQFNIDIPTMQKGRVEAVEGLTKGIEFLFKKNKVTWLKGLAKFTGADTVDVAGQAVRAKNIVIATGSSVTPLPGVTVDQERIVDSTGALELGEVPSHLVVIGGGVIGLELGSVWRRLGAQVTVVEYLDQILPGMDEEIRKESNKIFKKQGFAYKLGTKVTGVQRNGDAVTVTVEPAKGGAAETIEASHVLVSIGRRPNTGGLGLEAAGLQLNAKGQIETDHSFRTSVPGVWAIGDVIPGPMLAHKAEDEGIAVAENIAGLTGIVNHNIIPSVVYTTPEIAGVGLTEEQARAGGEIKVGKFPMMANSRAKTNGEPDGLVKVIADAKTDRVLGVWMINNLAGTMIAQAAQAMEFGATSEDIAYTCHAHPTHAEAFKEAAMAVQGKPIHI